The window CACGACGCCCTGCACCAGTGAGCGATCACCCGCTGTCTGAGCGAGAGTTAGAAGTCCTAAAGCTGATTGTTGAAGGCTATAGCAATCCCGAAATTGGAGAAAAGCTGTTTTTGAGTATCAACACCGTAAAAACCTACGTCAAAGGCATTATGAACAAGCTGATGGTGAGCGATCGCGTGCAGGCAGCAGTCATTGCCCTGCGCCAGGGCTGGATCGAATAGCCCGCAGACAGCAGCAGGTTCGGGTAAGGACAGCAGGTCCGGGTAAGGACAGCAGGTTCGGGTAAAGATGCCGATTCGGGTAGGGACAGCAAATTTGTTGTCCCTACAGACAAATATAGCGGTATGCAGGCTAATCAAGCACACCCTAGACCCCAAACCCTATACCCTGTCTTGACCCGGATGTACTGGACTCAACTGAACAAGGCTATAGGAATTCCCAATATTGCACCTGAAGAGCTGGTTAGGACAGTCGGATTCCCTGAAATCCCTATGCAGCAAGGTTTTGATTTCTGCCTTCTGCCTTCTGATTTCTGCCTTTTGCTATACCGTGGGCATAACCAGATCTAACGGTGTGCATTTGGATCAAGTACACCCTAGACCCCAAACCCTAGACCCTAGACCCTGCCTTCACCAAAATGTACTGGACTGAACTGAATAGGGCTATAAATCCTGAGCACTACAGAATCAGGTCTTTACGGGTAGAGCGGCAGGGTAAACCAAAAGGTACTGCCCTGATCGATCTCAGAGTCAACGCCTAGCCTTCCTCCATGGGCATCAATAATTTGTTGCGCAATATAGAGCCCCAAGCCTATGCTCAGGTGACGGCGGAGATGGCCACCCTGGACATAGAGACTAAAGATCTGAGCGCGTTGGGCTGGGGTCATGCCAACCCCGTTATCGCGGACGGTGCAATGGATATGGGGATGAGAGGTTGAGGTGACCAAGGCGGCCTTGACCCAAACAGCAATACCGGGGGGGTTGTGGTGCAGAGCGTTGATGATGAGATTATGAAACACACGCCAGAGCTGAGTGCTATCCCCATAAACCGAAGGCAGATTCGGATCAATCTGATTGTAAGTTGACGCTTGAGCATCGGTGAGGAGTGGGGCCACCTCCTGGCAAACAGACTCAACCAACGTGTGCAGGGGTACCTCATGGCGCTGCAGTGCTAGACCTTTGAGATCGTTGTGATGGGCTTCTAGCAAGCTGTTGATCAGGGTTAGCTGGCGTTCTCCCCCTTGCAGCATTTGTTGTAAGACCTTGCGCGGGATGGTGATAGTGTCGCTGGGCTGGTTAAGAAAGCTTTTGAGCAGTAGCTGAGTACCCGTTACCGGATTGCGAAGATCGTGAGATACCGCATGCAAAAAGGTTTGGGTAGCTTGGCGAGCTTCAAATTCGGCGTAGCGCAGGCGTTCATATAGATAGACAGACAGATTAGCGATAAAACAAACCCACAGCAGATAAATGTAAAGCGGGATAGAGCCGATGAGCACGGCGAAGAAATCTTCTGCGATCGCAATCGCCATAATCAGCAGCGTTAAGGGAATGAGCAGGGTCAGTTGCGATCGAAGATGCACCTTCCACCGCACAGGCACCAGGGTAGACTGCGCTAAAAACATCATGGTCCATATGCCCACGTCCCCTTCATTCAACTCATGCTCTACAATCCCTTGTCCTAACAGCGTCAACGTCAGCGTGCCTGAAATGCCGCAGAAAATGACCCCTGGATGACGCCTGCCCCAGGGGGTTGCTTGCAGCCCCAATCCCAGCACAAACCCGCCGCCAATCAAGCCATCTGCGACCAACCTCTCAGTTGCGAGTCCTTCGCTAGAGCTGGTGAATGCGATACACACCTCATACAGTACAAAGCTCGCCAGCACCACCAAACATAGACAGATCAATAACCTCAGCCGTTGATGAAAAAACTGATGCTGCCACCGTCGATAGCTGCTCATGACTCCGGGTGCCCCGGTTGGGGAACGCCAGCGGCTAAACCAAATTTTCCATTGTTGGGGGTTGAAGCGCTTCATTAACCCACCATGCGCGGCACTGTATCGGCACTGTCTATGACGTGTGAATGAAGGGGTGAGGTAGCAGTAACGATATCTCACCCCTTCATTCACTCACTGCCACTGACAATAGCCCCTGGACACAGTATTACAGCAATTCGAATGAGCGCATAAATTGGTCGACAGCAGCTTCCTCAACGTCAGCACCCGCCACAAGATACATCCGCTCACCTACCAAGTACAGGCGCATATCAAGGGTGAAGTCGCTATTGCTATAGCGATAACTGCGTCCAGGATGACCATTCATGGACGTATTCATCTCTAGATCGCTGAAGTCACCGAGATCCATATCTTCTAGCAACATGTCACGGACTTCATCGAGCACCATTTCTGGGCCTAAGCTCAAAAACGTCTCGGGCAAATCAGCGTAAGCGACTGTGTAGCTGCTGCCAATGTTTTCTGATGAAAATTCATAGATTTCGACCGGAGTGCCGTCAATATCATCGGTCTCACTGCTGATGATGGGATCATCGGGGAATGCGATCGCAAAGCGCCCAGCCGATGAAGTAAAGACAGACTCTAGCATTTGAGCAAGCTGCTGGGGTGCCAGCGGTTCATAGGCCGCCGCCGGGAGGGTTGTTGGAACCGTCACAAAGCCCCCGAGTGCTGTGACACCTAGAAGCATGAAACGCTGCCATTGTTGAGGAATCATGGAAGTCTCTCCAGAACAAGTTGGGTGAGGTTAGGGGGTTGCTTAACCACTCTCTAAAAGTAGG is drawn from Leptolyngbya sp. SIO1E4 and contains these coding sequences:
- a CDS encoding HAMP domain-containing histidine kinase: MKRFNPQQWKIWFSRWRSPTGAPGVMSSYRRWQHQFFHQRLRLLICLCLVVLASFVLYEVCIAFTSSSEGLATERLVADGLIGGGFVLGLGLQATPWGRRHPGVIFCGISGTLTLTLLGQGIVEHELNEGDVGIWTMMFLAQSTLVPVRWKVHLRSQLTLLIPLTLLIMAIAIAEDFFAVLIGSIPLYIYLLWVCFIANLSVYLYERLRYAEFEARQATQTFLHAVSHDLRNPVTGTQLLLKSFLNQPSDTITIPRKVLQQMLQGGERQLTLINSLLEAHHNDLKGLALQRHEVPLHTLVESVCQEVAPLLTDAQASTYNQIDPNLPSVYGDSTQLWRVFHNLIINALHHNPPGIAVWVKAALVTSTSHPHIHCTVRDNGVGMTPAQRAQIFSLYVQGGHLRRHLSIGLGLYIAQQIIDAHGGRLGVDSEIDQGSTFWFTLPLYP